A region of the Streptococcus suis genome:
TGGGTTTAACAGTCCAGTGGACTGTTAAAGGTTGGAGATAAGATTTGCGAAGCAAATCTCAGAAGTTCGCGTTTCACACTCAAAATCTGACCTCTACGACTGATGCGAACAGAGTTCGCTTCATCTCCAACCTCAAACTATCTCCCAGACAGTTTTGTAGCGAACTTTGTTCGTTCTATTTCCAACTTCCAACTGTCCCCCAGACAGTTGGAACTATGCGGGGTGGGAGTGAAACAGTCTGGGAATAGACTGTTTCAGCTCGACAACTAGAAATAAAGACTTGTTGACGAACTCATTTTTGAAAAATAGAGTTCTTTCCCGCTCCCCTCTCTACTCTAAATCAATCGCGCATGGCATATCCGACACCACGAACTGTTTTTATATATGAATCTTGATGTGGCAAATCCAGTTTACCACGTAGATAGCGAATATATACATCGACGACATTGGTCTCAGAAGCCGCTTCATATTTCCAAACACGCTCAAGAAGTTGTTCTCGACTAACAGGCTCTGGGCTATTCATTAAGGTTGCCAACAGATCATACTCTCGGCGGGTCAAATTAATCAATTCATCACCTCGAGTCACTGTTCGATTTTGAAAATCAACCTTCAAATCACGATAGGCCGCATGCATGTGAACCTGTTTACAGTTATTGTCAATAAAATCACGACCACGAAAAATCGCAGAGATTTGCTCCACTAAATCACTGATGACAAAGGGCTTCACCACGTAGGAAACAGCATAAGAGAGGACTTCTTCCCCATATTGACTAACTTCTGTCGGCTCAACTACCACAATCATGACCGTGGCTGGTTTTATCGCTAATAGTTCTGTAGCCAATTCCTTGCTGGACATGTCTGAAAGCTGAAAACTCATCAGAATCAAGTCAAAATCCGTTTCATGTGCCAAGGACATAGCCTCTTTCCCTGTCGATGCATAATCAACAAGATAGTCTTTTTTCTGCAATTCCATGGAAACAAAATGCGAGAGATTGCGTTCTTTACCAGCAATCAAAATTTTCTTAGCCATTGTCCATCCTTTTCTATTCTTTCAAATGGTGTAGGAATCGTATTATGACTAGAAAGAAGGGCGCTTCCACGCCCATCTTTTCTATTTTGATTCGCTATACCAGTCGTAATGGAAGATTCCTTCTTTATCTTTACGGTTATAAGTGTGAGCACCAAAGTAGTCACGTTGTGCTTGAATCAAGTTCGCTGGCAAGTTTTCAGCACGGTAGCTATCGAAGTAGGTAATAGCTGCTGAGAATGTTGGTACAGGAACTCCTGCTTGAACTGCCAAGGCAACAACATCACGAACTGCCTGTTGATACTTAGCTGTTACATCAAGGAAGTACTCATCCAAGAGCAAGTTTGCCAAGTCTTCATCACGTCCGTAGGCATCTGTGATTTTTTGCAAGAAGCGAGCGCGGATGATACAACCTGCACGCCAGATTTTTGCGATTTCACCAAATGGCAAGTTCCAGTTGTTTTCTTTTGATGCTACGCGCAACTGTGCAAAACCTTGTGCATAAGACATGATTTTTGAGAAGTACAACGCTTGACGGATTTTTTCTACCAATTCAGCCTTGTCGCCTTCGTATGCAAACGGAGCTGGTTTTGGAAGGACCTTGCTTGCTGCTACACGCTCATCTTTGTAAGTTGAGATATAACGAGCAAATACAGATTCTGTAATCAATGACAATGGCACACCCAAGTCAAGTGATGATTGGCTTGTCCATTTACCAGTTCCCTTGTTACCAGCCGCATCCAAAATGTAGTCAACGATTGGTCCATCTTGACCTTGATCGTCTTTACGTTTCAAAATATCTGCTGTGATTTCAATCAAGTAGCTATCCAATTCGCCTTTGTTCCACTCAGTAAAGATGTCAGCCATTTCATCCACTGACAAACCGAGCAAGTGTTGCATGAGGTCATAAGACTCCGCAATCAATTGCATGTCGCCATACTCGATACCGTTGTGTACCATTTTTACGTAGTGACCAGCTCCATCTGGACCGATATAAGTCACACATGGTGCTCCATCTTCTGGTGCTTTTGCTGAAATTTCTTCCAAGACATCTGCCACCAATTCGTAAGCTTCTTTTTGACCACCAGGCATGATAGATGGACCTTCAAGGGCTCCTTTTTCACCACCAGATACACCTGTACCGATGAAGTTAATACCTGAGTTTGCCAATTCTTTTGAACGACGGATAGTGTCTTCGTAGAAAGTATTACCACCATCGATCAAGATGTCACCTTCATCCAAGTGTGGCAAGAGCGCTTGAATGGTTGCATCTGTACCAGGACCAGCTTGAACCATAAGCATGATGCGACGTGGTTTTTCGATAGATGCCACAAAGCTTTCCACATCGTAACTTGGTACCAAGTTTTTGCCTGGATTGCTTGCAACAACATCTTCTGTTTTATCAGCAGAGCGGTTGTAAATAGCTACTGAGTAGCCACGTGATTCAACGTTAAGTGCAAGGTTGCGGCCCATAACGGCCATCCCTACAACACCAAAATTTGCTTTAGTCATTTGTTTACTCCTCTAATTTGTATCCCCTTCATTATACACCGAATGGGGAAAGTTGACAAGAATTTTCAGATAATTTAACTATCTTGCCAATCTGAGTTAGTCCTCATCTCCAAATAACCCTTGTAATTGGGCAAAAGGACTATTGGCTTCTTTTTTCTCTTGAGCTTTTTGTTGAAAATCTTCCTCAGTCATTAAAGCCCAAGCTTGACCAGATGGTAGGTCGGTTCCTGCCTCTTCCTCCGGTGTCAATACCTTGATAGGAATGGCTAGGAGAATATTATCTGCTACACTCTCATCAAGGACAATGTGGTCATCTTCTACTACCAGTACCATATCCTCATCAATCAAATCTTGTTCTTTAAGAACTGCTTCATTGGCAACAAAAAGTTCATTGACGTTTTGGACCTCATGCAAAACAACTGGTTTCAGAGAACGACTGGATGCCAAGGTAATATCATAAGTCATCTGATAGTCCAAGAAAAAGAAACCTGATTCAAAGCGGATATTTCCAGTGACTTGGACTGGCGCCAAGCCTAGAACTTCACCATTTCGAGCTTGCAATTCTTCCTGTAAATCCAAGGTTTTATCAAAGGAGATTCCATCTGGATTTTTCTGAATATCGTAAATATGAAACATTGTATTCCCCTATTCAGCTAGTTCTGTGATGTAGTTATAGACTTCTTGTCCAGCAACTGCACCATTTCCTACTGCCGTTGCAATCTGACGAAGTTGATTTTGACGAATATCACCGATGGCATAGATGCCTGATTGAGTCGTCTCCATCTTTTCATTAGTGATAACCCAACCAGCTTCGTCCGTAATCCCCAAATCGACAACCGAATCCGTCATCGGATCCAAACCGACATAGATAAAGACACCACCGAAGTCCAGTTCGCTGACTTCCTCTGTTTTCACATTTTTGATAACCACGCTTTGTACACGTAAGTCATCACCCTTGATTTCTTCGACTACACTATCCCAGATGAAGTTAATTTTTTCATTGGCAAAAGCGCGGTCTTGGATGACTTTTTGAGCACGAAGCTGATCACGGCGGTGAACAATTGTCACAGACTCCGCAAATTGTGTTAAGAAGAGAGCTTCTTCGACGGCTGAATCTCCACCACCGACAACCAAGAGTTTTTGTCCACGGAAGAAGGCACCGTCACAGACTGCACAATATGAGACACCACGGCTATTGTAAGTATCCTCACCTGGAATACCTAACAAGCGATGTTTTGCCCCCATGGCTAGAACGACTGTCTTTGTCTCCAAAACACCATCCTCAGTGATCACTTTCTTAATTTGTCCTTCTTCCTCAATACGGACTAGGGTGCCAAAAATATGGTCCACACCGAATTTTTCCAAGGGTTCAAACATTTTTTCAGCCAAGGCTGGACCTGAAATATGGTCATAGCCTGGATAGTTTTCAATTTCCGCGGTATTGTTCATCTGACCACCGTAAATACCACGTTCCAAAAGAGCTACCTTTAAATTGCTACGCCCTGCATAAAGAGCTGCAGTCATCCCCGCGGGACCCGCACCAATTACAACTGTATCGTACATATACTTTTTCCTTCTACGCTTTAAACATTAATAAGATTCCCACTACTCCAAAGGCTGCAATGGGAATTGTCATCACATTAATCATCAACAAATCAAACAAGAAATCTTGTCGTTCTTGCAAGGTTTTATCCACACCCTTTGTCGCACGCCAGATAAACCAGACCAGACTAGAAGTGATAATCAACAAGGAAGCTATTAGCAATCCTTGTAAATAAAAACTGAGAATGTTTTGTAACATCTTTTTCCTCGATTACTTTAAAAGGTTTGACGCTTGGCTTTACGTTCTGCACGACCCTTTGCACGCGCTTCAACTCGCTTGGTCTTGCGACGTTTTTCATCAACAGCCCATTGAATTTTCTTCTTGTAGCCTGGTTTGACTTTTTTCTTTTTCTTCTTGACCAAGCCAATCATTTCCAAATCTAGCTTTTCACGAGATTTTTCACGGTTAGCACGGCGGTCACGGTCGTAGGTATCGACAAATTCGCCATTTTTCATTTCTTTTGGCAAGAATTTGATATTGAGTTTTTCTAGCTCTCGAATATCTGCATCATCGCTTGGCTGATAAAGGGTAATGGCAATACCTGATAAACCATTACGACCTGTACGCCCTACACGGTGAACAAAGAAAGAAAGGTCTTGAGGAATTGCATCATTGATGACATGACTGACGCCCTCAATATCAATCCCACGTGCTGCTAA
Encoded here:
- a CDS encoding DNA-binding response regulator, producing the protein MAKKILIAGKERNLSHFVSMELQKKDYLVDYASTGKEAMSLAHETDFDLILMSFQLSDMSSKELATELLAIKPATVMIVVVEPTEVSQYGEEVLSYAVSYVVKPFVISDLVEQISAIFRGRDFIDNNCKQVHMHAAYRDLKVDFQNRTVTRGDELINLTRREYDLLATLMNSPEPVSREQLLERVWKYEAASETNVVDVYIRYLRGKLDLPHQDSYIKTVRGVGYAMRD
- a CDS encoding phosphogluconate dehydrogenase (NADP(+)-dependent, decarboxylating) — translated: MTKANFGVVGMAVMGRNLALNVESRGYSVAIYNRSADKTEDVVASNPGKNLVPSYDVESFVASIEKPRRIMLMVQAGPGTDATIQALLPHLDEGDILIDGGNTFYEDTIRRSKELANSGINFIGTGVSGGEKGALEGPSIMPGGQKEAYELVADVLEEISAKAPEDGAPCVTYIGPDGAGHYVKMVHNGIEYGDMQLIAESYDLMQHLLGLSVDEMADIFTEWNKGELDSYLIEITADILKRKDDQGQDGPIVDYILDAAGNKGTGKWTSQSSLDLGVPLSLITESVFARYISTYKDERVAASKVLPKPAPFAYEGDKAELVEKIRQALYFSKIMSYAQGFAQLRVASKENNWNLPFGEIAKIWRAGCIIRARFLQKITDAYGRDEDLANLLLDEYFLDVTAKYQQAVRDVVALAVQAGVPVPTFSAAITYFDSYRAENLPANLIQAQRDYFGAHTYNRKDKEGIFHYDWYSESK
- a CDS encoding DUF177 domain-containing protein gives rise to the protein MFHIYDIQKNPDGISFDKTLDLQEELQARNGEVLGLAPVQVTGNIRFESGFFFLDYQMTYDITLASSRSLKPVVLHEVQNVNELFVANEAVLKEQDLIDEDMVLVVEDDHIVLDESVADNILLAIPIKVLTPEEEAGTDLPSGQAWALMTEEDFQQKAQEKKEANSPFAQLQGLFGDED
- the trxB gene encoding thioredoxin-disulfide reductase; protein product: MYDTVVIGAGPAGMTAALYAGRSNLKVALLERGIYGGQMNNTAEIENYPGYDHISGPALAEKMFEPLEKFGVDHIFGTLVRIEEEGQIKKVITEDGVLETKTVVLAMGAKHRLLGIPGEDTYNSRGVSYCAVCDGAFFRGQKLLVVGGGDSAVEEALFLTQFAESVTIVHRRDQLRAQKVIQDRAFANEKINFIWDSVVEEIKGDDLRVQSVVIKNVKTEEVSELDFGGVFIYVGLDPMTDSVVDLGITDEAGWVITNEKMETTQSGIYAIGDIRQNQLRQIATAVGNGAVAGQEVYNYITELAE
- a CDS encoding DUF4059 domain-containing protein; the encoded protein is MLQNILSFYLQGLLIASLLIITSSLVWFIWRATKGVDKTLQERQDFLFDLLMINVMTIPIAAFGVVGILLMFKA